The following proteins are encoded in a genomic region of Cervus elaphus chromosome 15, mCerEla1.1, whole genome shotgun sequence:
- the LOC122709194 gene encoding sperm motility kinase 2B-like encodes MQAYLDDQGRMTEQEAQRLFRQLLSALNHCHKRGIVHWDLKPSNLFLDVDHNVKIAHFSLSYDYCPGEKLGTFCNTPAFAAPEIFLELMYLGPPVDVWSLGVILYIMVTGFEPFQGQDYQEMKQSVLTGHYHVPNDLAIIVNSKHATLIASMLTLDPTTRAPLPHVRQHLWVKMDEKKPLQPDTSGTRDTQSRSGIHGKSGTWDKSRIGDINSTQDRSGHLGHQRHLRQERHPREERHPRLQRHPGHPRYL; translated from the exons ATGCAAGCCTACCTGGATGACCAGGGCCGCATGACGGAGCAGGAGGCCCAACGCCTTTTCCGGCAGCTCCTATCAGCCCTGAACCACTGCCACAAGCGGGGCATCGTGCACTGGGACCTGAAACCAAGCAACTTGTTCCTTGATGTGGACCACAATGTGAAGATCGCACACTTCAGTCTGAGCTACGATTACTGCCCTGGAGAGAAGTTAGGTACATTCTGCAACACCCCTGCCTTCGCAGCACCTGAGATCTTCCTGGAGTTGATGTACTTAGGCCCACCTGTGGATGTGTGGAGCCTTGGTGTTATCCTGTACATCATGGTGACTGGGTTTGAACCCTTCCAAGGACAAGACTACCAGGAGATGAAGCAGAGTGTGCTCACAGGACATTATCATGTGCCCAATGATCTAGCAATCATCGTTAATAGCAAGCATGCAACATTAATAGCAAGCATGCTGACCCTCGACCCAACAACCAGAGCTCCTTTACCCCATGTTCGGCAGCATCTATGGGTCAAGATGGATGAGAAGAAGCCACTCCAGCCA GACACCAGTGGCACCCGTGACACCCAAAGCAGGAGTGGCATCCACGGCAAGAGCGGCACCTGGGACAAGAGCCGTATCGGAGACATCAACAGCACCCAGGACAGGAGCGGCCACCTGGGACACCAACGGCACCTGAGACAGGAGCGGCACCCACGGGAAGAGCGGCACCCGAGACTCCAGCGGCACCCGGGACACCCACGGTACCTGTGA